CCCAGCAGGGGGCGGATGAACTTGGCCTGGCCGCGCAGCTGCAGAAAACGGGTGTCGGACAGTACGGCGTCATGGGCGCCACGGACATCAAAGAGCAAACGCCAGCCCCGCCGGGGATGGATGCGCCGGTCCGCCTTGATCTTGGACCAGCCGATGCCGGGGATCAGCAACACTGAATCGCCCTGGCTGCCACCCACGGTGTAGTTTTCACTCTGGTAGGTGAGGTGCGCCGTTTCCAGCCACTTGTTGCCCCGGCTCACGGTACGGCTGAGATCCAGCGCATAGCTCTCGCTGGTGCTGGTATCGGGATGGTCGTCAAGCCAGCGGGAGCTGAGGGCGATTTCATCGGTGCGCGGGTCGCGGATGGGCCAACTGTAGCGCAGGATGAGGCTGTTGCGGATGGCGGAGGCCTCGTAGGCGGCGTTGAAGCGGTGGCCCTGCCGGTTTACCCGCCTGTTCTCGTAGCCCAGGCGGCCGCGCGGTCCGGTGTCGGTGCCATAGCCCAGGCCGGCGCTGTAGCGGTGCCTGGGCCTGGGGGTCAGGGTGACGTCGATGGGAATGCGCTCGCCGGCGGCATCGGCGCGGCGGGGCTGGATGTCCACATTGGCGAAGTAGTCGCTGTCCAGCAGGGTGGATTGCAGTTCCAACAGGGCGGTGGTGCTGTAGGGCTTCCCGACTTTGAAAGCGGCCAGCCGCTCCAGCAGTCCGGGTTCCAGGATGTCCTGGTGCAGGCGCAGGGGGCCGAAGCGGTAGCGGGGGCCGGTTACGCCGTAGAGGACGGCGGCGGCCCGGTTCGTCTCGCGGTCTATGCGCAGCTCGTGGCGGGTGAACCGGAAATCAAAATAGCCGTGTTCCGCCGCCACGCTCTCCAGCCGGGCTTTGCTTTTTTCGTAGTCGCGATGGTCCAGCGGTGCACCCGGTGCGAGGGGCAAGGTGGTCAGGGTCTGCTGGAAGACCGGGTCGTTTTCCCCGGGTCCGCTGAGCTGCACGTCCACCGTCGCCAGGGTCATGCGTGGGCCGGGGTCGATGGTGTAACGGGCCCGCCAGCGGCCCTTTTTTTCCTTGAGGCTGGCGGTGACGGTGGTGTGGTAATAACCGAAGGGTTCCAGGGCTTTTTTGATCTCGTCTGGTGCCGCCTGGTGCAGGCGCCGCAGCCGTGCCTCGGTGAGGGCCGGATCATCCTGTTGGCGTGCCAGTCGCAGATAGGCCATCACGTTGTCCAGCAGCTCCCCGCTGACGCCGCTGACGTCCACTTTGAGCGCGAGGGCTGCCCCTGCCCCCGCGGGCGCCGCCAGCAACAGGACGGCGAGGGCCAGGGCCAGGGGGCGGACCGGGGCGCCGGAGCGGAGCGGGGTTGGTGACAGCACGGCGCAAGTATAGCCTCCCGCCGGTCTGATAAAATACCTGCCCTTTTTAGTTCCCCCGGTGGTCGGGAATGCCGGCTGGCCGCCGGGCGGGACCGGGGAGGGGTTTTTTCTTTCACCACCGCATCCCAACCGCCCGAGTATCTCATGAGCGTAGGTTCCCACGACGTGTTATCCGAGCTGCACACCTTGAGCGATTTTATCCGCTGGGGCGCCAGCCGTTTCAATGAGGCCGGCCTGCATTTTGGCCACGGCACCGACAACGCCGTGGACGAAGCCCTGGTGCTGGTGCTGCACGCCGTCCACCTGCCCCCCGGGCAGCCGGCGGAGCTGTTGGCCTGCCGCTTGACCCACAGCGAAAAAGAAGCCGTGCTGGCCTTGTTGGAGCGGCGTCTCAAAGAGCGCCTGCCCGCGCCCTATCTGACCCACGAGGCCTGGTTTGCGGGGCTGTCTTTTTATGTGGACGAGCGGGTGCTGGTGCCCCGCTCTCCGCTGGCGGAGCTGATCGAGCAGGGATTTGCGCCCTGGGTGAGCGGCCCGGTGCGGCGGGTGTTGGATCTGGGTACCGGCAGTGCTTGTCTCGCCATCGCCGCCGCGCTCGCCCTGCCTGAGGCGGAGGTGGATGCGGTGGATATCTCTGCCGATGCGCTGGCCGTGGCCCGGATCAACATTCAGCGCCATCAGCTGACGGAGCGGGTGCAGGCCATCCAGTCGGATTTGTTCGCCGCCCTGGCGGGGCGGCGCTATGAACTCATCATCAGCAATCCCCCCTACGTGGGCGCCGCCAGCATGGCCGCCCTGCCCGCGGAGCACCGGCGCGAGCCCGCCCTGGCCCTGGCCTCGGGGGAGGACGGCTTGTCTCACACCCGCCGTTTGTTGCGCGCGGCGGCGGATTATCTCAGTGAGGAGGGGGTGCTGATCGTGGAAGTGGGGGAGAGCGACGAAGCCCTGGCGGCGGCCTGCCCGCAAGTGCCCTTTACCTGGCTGGAGTTTGAGCGTGGCGGTCACGGCGTGTTTCTGCTGCGGCGGGACGAGCTGGTGCGCTGCCGCGACCTGTTCCGGGCCTGAGCGCGGCGCAGCGATCTCCCCCCGCTTTGCGTTAGAATGGGCCCATTTACCGTCAGGAGCCGCCCGTCCATGGAGCAAACACTCGTCTTCGACCCGGAATTGATCCGCCGCTATGATAAATCGGGGCCGCGCTACACCTCTTATCCCACGGCGGTGCAGTTCCACGAAGGTTTCGGTGAGGCGGATTACCGGGCGGCGGCGCTCGCCAGCAACGGAGCGGGCGGGCCGTTGTCGTTGTATTTCCACATTCCCTTTTGCGACACGTTGTGCTTTTACTGCGGTTGCAACAAGGTGGTCACCAAGAACCGCGACCGCGCCGCGCCCTATCTGGAGCGCCTGCACCGGGAAATCGCCTTGCAGGGTGGGCTCTTCGACCGCAGCCGGCCGGTGGACCAGCTTCACTGGGGTGGCGGCACGCCCACCTTTATCAGCCACGAGCAAATGCGCGAGCTGATGCGTGTGACCGGCGAGCACTTCGCCCTCAAGGATGACGACAGCGGCGAGTATTCCATTGAAGTGGACCCCCGCGAAGTGGATGGTGACACCCTGGCCCTGCTCAGGGAGCTGGGCTTCAATCGCCTTAGTCTGGGCGTGCAGGACTTCGATCCCAAAGTGCAACAAGCCGTCAACCGCATCCAGCCGGAGGCGGTGACCCTGAGCACCCTGGCCGAGGCGCGCCGCCTGCAATACAAATCTGTCAGCATCGATCTGATCTACGGCCTGCCTTTCCAGTCGGTGGACAGCTTTGGCGCCACGGTGGACAAAATCATCGCCGCCGCTCCCGACCGCCTGTCGGTATTCAATTATGCCCATCTGCCCGAGCTGTTCATGCCGCAAAAACGCATCAAAGAAGAAGACCTGCCCAGCCCGGCGGAAAAGCTCGCCATTTTGCAGATGACCATCGAGCGCCTGCAACAGGCGGGCTACGTCTACATCGGCATGGACCACTTCGCCAAGCCCGACGACGAACTGGCCGTGGCCCAGCGCAGTGGCACCCTGTACCGGAATTTCCAGGGCTATTCCACTCACGCCGATTGCGACCTGGTGGCGCTGGGCATCACCTCCATCGGCATGGTGGGCCCTACTTATTCCCAAAACGTCAAAACCCTGGATGAGTACTACGCGCACGTGGACGCCGGCCGCCTGCCCGTCTACCGCGGCATTGCCCTCAGCGACGACGACGTGTTGCGGCGGGAAGTGATCACCCGGCTCATCTGCCATTTCGAACTGCACACCGGCGATATCGAACAACGCTTCGGCATCGACTTCGGCCGCTACTTTGCGAGTGAATGGGCGGCTTTGGAAGAGATGGCCGCTGAC
This genomic interval from Gammaproteobacteria bacterium contains the following:
- a CDS encoding outer membrane protein assembly factor, yielding MLSPTPLRSGAPVRPLALALAVLLLAAPAGAGAALALKVDVSGVSGELLDNVMAYLRLARQQDDPALTEARLRRLHQAAPDEIKKALEPFGYYHTTVTASLKEKKGRWRARYTIDPGPRMTLATVDVQLSGPGENDPVFQQTLTTLPLAPGAPLDHRDYEKSKARLESVAAEHGYFDFRFTRHELRIDRETNRAAAVLYGVTGPRYRFGPLRLHQDILEPGLLERLAAFKVGKPYSTTALLELQSTLLDSDYFANVDIQPRRADAAGERIPIDVTLTPRPRHRYSAGLGYGTDTGPRGRLGYENRRVNRQGHRFNAAYEASAIRNSLILRYSWPIRDPRTDEIALSSRWLDDHPDTSTSESYALDLSRTVSRGNKWLETAHLTYQSENYTVGGSQGDSVLLIPGIGWSKIKADRRIHPRRGWRLLFDVRGAHDAVLSDTRFLQLRGQAKFIRPLLGPDRLLLRGEAGWTRHAGRNALPASVRFFTGGDQSVRGFAYNSLSPKDASGRATGGEQMLVGSVEYEVDLAPKWALATFFDTGNAMDNWQASLKKSVGIGLRWRSPIGPVRLDIAWAVSEPNAPQRLHLNMGPDL
- a CDS encoding 50S ribosomal protein L3 N(5)-glutamine methyltransferase — encoded protein: MSVGSHDVLSELHTLSDFIRWGASRFNEAGLHFGHGTDNAVDEALVLVLHAVHLPPGQPAELLACRLTHSEKEAVLALLERRLKERLPAPYLTHEAWFAGLSFYVDERVLVPRSPLAELIEQGFAPWVSGPVRRVLDLGTGSACLAIAAALALPEAEVDAVDISADALAVARINIQRHQLTERVQAIQSDLFAALAGRRYELIISNPPYVGAASMAALPAEHRREPALALASGEDGLSHTRRLLRAAADYLSEEGVLIVEVGESDEALAAACPQVPFTWLEFERGGHGVFLLRRDELVRCRDLFRA
- the hemN gene encoding oxygen-independent coproporphyrinogen III oxidase yields the protein MEQTLVFDPELIRRYDKSGPRYTSYPTAVQFHEGFGEADYRAAALASNGAGGPLSLYFHIPFCDTLCFYCGCNKVVTKNRDRAAPYLERLHREIALQGGLFDRSRPVDQLHWGGGTPTFISHEQMRELMRVTGEHFALKDDDSGEYSIEVDPREVDGDTLALLRELGFNRLSLGVQDFDPKVQQAVNRIQPEAVTLSTLAEARRLQYKSVSIDLIYGLPFQSVDSFGATVDKIIAAAPDRLSVFNYAHLPELFMPQKRIKEEDLPSPAEKLAILQMTIERLQQAGYVYIGMDHFAKPDDELAVAQRSGTLYRNFQGYSTHADCDLVALGITSIGMVGPTYSQNVKTLDEYYAHVDAGRLPVYRGIALSDDDVLRREVITRLICHFELHTGDIEQRFGIDFGRYFASEWAALEEMAADGLVNLSSGRIAVAPAGRMLIRNVCMVFDHYLRQPSRQRYSKVI